In a single window of the Campylobacter iguaniorum genome:
- a CDS encoding polyprenyl synthetase family protein, with product MDKIDEILYGFISSLGYKPALDMFEKISSGKKLRSKLILKIAGQNEQSVRLCAVVELIHLASLLHDDVIDDSLLRRGKPSINSLFGTKNAIMLGDILYSKGFNEIVKFDMKIADIISDAVCKLSIGELMDVELGASFNDDQEKYLKMIYLKTAVLIEASAKAAASLVNLDEEKYAKYGKNLGLAFQIVDDILDITGTADSLGKPAMNDFKEGKTTLPYMFLYEKLNKEDKETLKSMFKKELNKEQIAWIKAKFDEYDIIKNSISLAKDYGNKAINSVCNDDLKQIVSNMIDRDF from the coding sequence ATGGACAAAATTGATGAAATTTTATATGGTTTTATAAGCTCACTTGGCTATAAACCAGCTTTAGATATGTTTGAAAAAATCAGCTCTGGTAAAAAGCTAAGAAGTAAATTAATACTAAAAATAGCTGGCCAAAATGAGCAAAGCGTGAGATTATGCGCCGTTGTCGAGCTGATCCATTTAGCTAGTTTGCTTCATGATGATGTGATAGATGATAGCTTGCTAAGACGTGGCAAACCTAGCATAAACTCACTTTTTGGGACGAAAAATGCCATAATGCTTGGTGATATTTTGTATTCGAAAGGCTTTAATGAGATAGTTAAATTTGATATGAAAATAGCAGACATCATCTCTGACGCAGTTTGTAAGCTAAGTATCGGCGAGCTCATGGATGTGGAGCTTGGAGCTAGTTTCAATGACGATCAAGAAAAATATCTAAAAATGATCTACTTAAAAACAGCAGTCTTAATAGAGGCTAGTGCAAAAGCTGCAGCAAGCCTAGTAAATTTAGATGAAGAAAAATATGCTAAATATGGTAAAAACTTAGGTCTAGCATTTCAAATAGTAGATGATATACTAGACATTACTGGCACGGCTGATAGTCTTGGAAAACCAGCCATGAATGATTTTAAAGAGGGCAAAACAACTCTTCCATATATGTTTTTGTATGAAAAACTGAACAAAGAAGATAAAGAGACTTTAAAATCAATGTTTAAAAAAGAGCTAAATAAAGAGCAGATCGCTTGGATAAAAGCTAAATTTGATGAATATGATATAATAAAAAATAGTATAAGCTTAGCCAAAGATTACGGTAATAAAGCTATAAATTCAGTTTGCAATGATGATTTGAAACAAATCGTTTCAAACATGATAGATAGGGACTTTTAA
- a CDS encoding DUF2018 family protein, with protein MNYEDDIFGGSPKDKFFDIVFNANRNLVENELEKIFMELVALRELGEEKGINMQDINSFLALRQDELETGLNDVYIGLTGDILTQNE; from the coding sequence TTGAATTACGAAGATGATATATTTGGCGGTAGTCCAAAGGATAAATTTTTTGATATAGTTTTCAATGCAAATAGAAATTTAGTAGAAAATGAGCTTGAAAAAATCTTTATGGAGCTTGTAGCTTTAAGAGAATTAGGCGAAGAAAAAGGCATAAATATGCAAGATATAAACTCATTTTTAGCTCTTAGGCAAGATGAGCTAGAAACTGGCTTAAATGATGTATATATCGGACTTACAGGAGATATTTTAACTCAAAATGAGTAG